Proteins from a genomic interval of Staphylococcus debuckii:
- a CDS encoding signal transduction protein TRAP, translating into MKFYASYGTFGYLNQIRLNHPDHHLYLYSAKDTSLIFEETDMPSALKEPLTYEILSSVNDLEEDGFFAVIFIPTAENHAYQLEKRLQSLSLNFDKFPGFKCYRFLKPDKGTTYKIYFGFSERLAYEDFKESSVYQENFSKAALSQFFGSSGQHSSYFERYLYPVDDQ; encoded by the coding sequence ATGAAATTTTATGCATCTTATGGTACTTTCGGATACCTTAATCAAATCAGACTCAACCACCCAGACCACCATTTATATCTATATTCAGCAAAAGACACATCGTTAATTTTCGAAGAAACGGATATGCCAAGCGCTTTGAAAGAACCGCTCACATATGAAATCCTTTCAAGCGTTAATGATTTAGAAGAAGATGGCTTCTTTGCTGTAATATTTATTCCTACTGCAGAGAATCATGCTTATCAATTAGAAAAACGTTTGCAAAGTTTATCTTTAAACTTTGACAAATTTCCAGGTTTCAAATGCTATCGTTTCTTAAAACCGGATAAAGGTACAACTTATAAAATTTATTTCGGTTTTTCAGAGCGCCTAGCATATGAAGACTTTAAAGAATCATCAGTTTATCAAGAGAATTTCTCTAAAGCAGCTCTATCTCAATTCTTCGGTTCAAGTGGACAACATTCAAGTTACTTTGAACGTTACCTCTATCCCGTTGATGACCAATAA
- the nadC gene encoding carboxylating nicotinate-nucleotide diphosphorylase, translating to MLNPLLVREKITQFYIEDNQYGDLATHIFDQTQIGTLTLKSKDTGIFCGESIINESFKLLDATVEISLKVKDGDNIHPEDIIAQIKGPVYVLLTMERIVLNLIQRMSGIATKTRRIADKIAHTSTRLVDTRKTTPGLGIFEKFAVTVGGGFNHRRSLNDGLMLKDNHIAFSKSMEAAIENAKKVVGPMDKIEVEIENEDMLQTAISNNVDIIMFDNQKPEWIAEHISLVPDAIQTEASGNINESNVVEYAETGVDYISMGSLFYAQNALDISAKVVI from the coding sequence ATGTTAAATCCATTACTCGTACGCGAGAAAATCACTCAATTCTACATTGAGGATAACCAATACGGGGACTTAGCAACACACATCTTTGATCAGACACAAATAGGTACGCTCACTTTAAAGTCCAAAGATACAGGAATTTTTTGCGGTGAGTCTATCATTAATGAATCTTTTAAATTATTAGATGCAACGGTTGAAATTTCATTAAAAGTAAAAGATGGAGATAATATCCATCCTGAAGATATTATTGCTCAAATCAAAGGTCCGGTCTATGTCCTATTAACAATGGAGCGTATTGTATTGAACTTGATTCAGCGTATGTCAGGTATTGCTACTAAAACAAGACGCATCGCCGATAAAATTGCACATACTTCTACGCGTCTTGTAGATACGCGCAAGACTACTCCTGGACTTGGTATCTTTGAAAAATTTGCTGTTACTGTTGGCGGCGGATTTAATCATCGTCGTTCGCTCAATGACGGTTTAATGTTAAAAGATAATCATATCGCCTTTAGTAAATCGATGGAAGCAGCCATTGAAAATGCCAAAAAAGTTGTAGGACCGATGGATAAAATAGAAGTTGAAATTGAAAATGAAGACATGTTGCAAACTGCCATTTCGAATAATGTAGATATTATTATGTTCGACAATCAAAAACCTGAATGGATTGCTGAACATATCAGTCTAGTCCCTGATGCAATTCAAACAGAAGCATCTGGAAACATCAATGAATCGAACGTTGTTGAATATGCTGAGACAGGTGTCGACTATATCTCAATGGGTTCCCTATTCTATGCGCAAAACGCGCTCGATATTTCTGCAAAGGTTGTGATTTAA
- the ecsB gene encoding ABC transporter permease EcsB: protein MTDHRAIALFNQRRQAISKEKSYYNKFIFNGHFSIFLLILLGAFIMGYGNWLKHIPSGIPYALLASMAVAATSLFPLRTLLKEADRLFLLPFERHMSIYMRYSLIYSYLGRILIQVAALIILFPLFSKLDSSNILYFIIFAIAALIYPYLGLYAKLEWIQAKLPGWIILLLEWIIFVATYELILGLHQIAGVLLLVIFAAGALVLKKANHQKLFAWEKLISIEEQHHMNYYKFVNMFTDVKHLRSQAVRRRYLDFILPRPNAKHYNSEHMYLFLFKRSFLRGKDAFNIILRLVVIAVILMVWLSQVWISLIVGGLFMYIILLQTAQFYTQQAYGLWPQVWPVPEENVIKGYGQFLYHIMFAIGIILAVTYMILFPAQLYAGIIFFIVGWLTIRNIIKKLKYQETLLRD from the coding sequence ATGACAGATCATCGTGCGATTGCATTATTTAATCAAAGACGCCAAGCAATCAGCAAAGAAAAATCGTATTATAACAAATTTATTTTTAATGGGCATTTTTCAATATTCCTATTAATATTACTTGGCGCTTTTATCATGGGTTATGGTAATTGGCTCAAACATATCCCGAGCGGCATTCCTTACGCGTTATTGGCCAGTATGGCAGTGGCTGCGACATCTCTATTTCCACTACGTACGTTGCTGAAAGAAGCGGACCGACTCTTCTTATTGCCATTCGAACGACATATGAGTATTTATATGCGCTATAGTTTAATCTATAGCTACTTAGGGAGAATCCTTATCCAAGTTGCGGCGTTAATTATTTTATTTCCTTTATTTAGCAAATTAGATTCTAGCAATATTCTTTATTTTATAATTTTCGCTATTGCAGCTTTAATTTATCCATATCTTGGATTATATGCAAAGCTTGAATGGATACAAGCAAAACTGCCTGGTTGGATTATTCTGTTATTAGAATGGATTATTTTTGTAGCAACTTATGAATTGATTTTGGGCTTACATCAAATAGCAGGGGTATTACTACTGGTTATTTTTGCGGCAGGCGCTTTAGTTTTGAAAAAGGCAAACCATCAGAAACTCTTTGCATGGGAAAAGCTCATCTCAATTGAAGAGCAGCATCACATGAACTATTATAAGTTCGTCAATATGTTTACAGATGTGAAACATTTACGTTCACAAGCAGTACGCCGTCGCTATTTAGACTTTATCTTACCGAGACCGAATGCTAAGCATTACAACTCTGAACATATGTATTTGTTTCTTTTTAAACGCAGTTTCTTGCGTGGAAAAGATGCCTTTAATATTATCTTGAGATTAGTAGTGATTGCGGTCATATTAATGGTTTGGTTGTCGCAAGTATGGATTTCGCTCATTGTAGGCGGGTTATTCATGTACATCATCTTGCTGCAAACCGCACAATTCTATACCCAACAAGCTTATGGCTTATGGCCGCAAGTTTGGCCGGTGCCAGAAGAAAATGTTATCAAAGGATATGGACAATTCTTATACCATATTATGTTCGCTATTGGAATCATATTAGCTGTCACTTATATGATTTTATTCCCCGCACAATTATATGCAGGGATTATCTTCTTTATAGTAGGATGGCTTACTATCCGAAACATTATTAAGAAGTTAAAATATCAAGAAACACTATTACGCGATTAA
- a CDS encoding RBBP9/YdeN family alpha/beta hydrolase has product MTKIILIHAQGANAHSNWYEWLEQSLKLEGYDMNICNIKHSTPVNMGEWLDQLNEQIDIEKHDTYFVTHGFGTLAGLKYLDVHTEKRIEGFFSIAGFGPEAKDVNQSLQANDVTLDYESLKERIDYFYGLCSTDDPYVPYKDTEDLIEKLGGKSRVIKNGGHFTTDDGYDTFLALKNNMMKRISR; this is encoded by the coding sequence ATGACTAAAATTATTTTGATTCATGCCCAAGGTGCGAATGCGCATTCTAATTGGTATGAATGGTTAGAACAATCCTTAAAATTAGAAGGCTACGATATGAATATTTGTAATATCAAACATTCAACTCCTGTCAATATGGGTGAGTGGTTAGACCAACTCAATGAACAAATTGATATTGAAAAGCATGATACGTACTTTGTTACCCACGGATTTGGAACTTTAGCAGGCTTGAAATATCTTGATGTCCATACTGAAAAACGCATAGAAGGCTTTTTCAGCATTGCAGGGTTTGGTCCAGAAGCCAAAGATGTGAATCAGAGTCTTCAAGCAAATGATGTGACATTGGATTATGAAAGTTTGAAAGAGAGAATTGATTACTTCTACGGTTTATGTTCAACGGATGACCCTTATGTTCCATATAAAGATACTGAAGATTTGATTGAAAAACTCGGAGGAAAAAGTCGTGTCATCAAGAATGGTGGACATTTTACTACCGATGATGGCTATGATACATTTTTAGCACTCAAAAATAATATGATGAAAAGAATATCGAGATAG
- a CDS encoding foldase protein PrsA, giving the protein MKSFKKIMIPVTASAVLLGACGNHATDSKEDVLISSKAGDVKVEDVMKKIGNEQIANSSFEILLGKLLEKKYSDKVDTKDIDQQIKDEQKQYGGKDQFESALKQQGMSLNDYKEQKKLQAYQKQLLMDKVKVSDKDLKEDTKKASHILIKVKSDDKDKEGLSDKEAKKKAEEIHKEVEKNPDKFGEIAKKESMDKASAKKDGSLGYVIKGQMVKPFDKELFKLKDGQISDVVKTDYGYHIIKADKPTDFSSERSKLKSQIIQNKVQKDPQILVDAYKDLLKEYKVDFKDRDIKKAVDDSILNADKLKQQSQGGAEGGAEGSSGEGISTP; this is encoded by the coding sequence ATGAAATCATTTAAGAAAATTATGATTCCTGTAACAGCAAGCGCTGTATTGCTTGGCGCATGTGGAAATCATGCAACTGACTCGAAGGAAGATGTATTAATTTCTTCTAAGGCCGGAGATGTCAAAGTTGAAGATGTAATGAAAAAAATTGGTAATGAACAAATTGCGAATAGTTCGTTTGAGATTCTGCTTGGTAAGTTATTAGAGAAGAAATACTCTGATAAAGTGGATACTAAAGATATTGATCAGCAGATTAAGGATGAGCAAAAACAATATGGCGGTAAAGACCAATTTGAAAGTGCCTTAAAACAACAAGGTATGTCATTAAATGACTATAAAGAGCAGAAGAAACTTCAAGCTTATCAAAAACAATTGTTGATGGATAAAGTTAAAGTTTCGGATAAAGATTTAAAAGAAGATACAAAGAAGGCTTCTCATATTTTAATTAAAGTTAAGTCTGATGATAAAGATAAAGAAGGCTTGAGTGATAAAGAAGCTAAGAAAAAAGCCGAAGAAATCCATAAAGAAGTTGAGAAAAATCCAGATAAATTCGGCGAAATCGCTAAGAAAGAATCTATGGATAAAGCGAGTGCTAAGAAAGACGGCAGCTTAGGTTATGTCATTAAGGGTCAAATGGTAAAACCTTTTGATAAAGAATTGTTCAAGTTGAAAGATGGACAAATTTCTGATGTCGTGAAGACGGACTATGGTTATCATATTATTAAAGCTGATAAACCGACTGATTTCTCTTCTGAACGCAGTAAATTGAAATCTCAAATTATCCAAAATAAAGTTCAAAAAGATCCGCAAATTCTAGTAGATGCTTATAAAGATTTACTTAAAGAATATAAAGTAGACTTTAAAGATAGAGATATTAAAAAAGCTGTAGACGATTCTATCTTAAATGCTGATAAATTGAAACAGCAATCTCAAGGCGGTGCTGAAGGTGGCGCTGAAGGCAGTTCCGGCGAAGGCATTTCTACACCTTAA
- the hemE gene encoding uroporphyrinogen decarboxylase — translation MILLWEDTEVHSKNNTILKMIKGEEVAHTPVWFMRQAGRSQPEYRALKEKYSLFEITHQPELCAYVTHLPVDNYQTDAAILYKDIMTPLQPIGVDVEIKSGIGPVISNTIKTVQDVEKLGQIDPKRDVPYVLDTIKLLTEEKLNVPLIGFVGAPFTLASYMIEGGPSKNYHFTKAMMYRDEATWFALMDHLVEMSIAYASAQIEAGAELIQIFDSWIGALNATDFNYYIKPSMERLIKGIKAQHDVPIILFGVNATHLIEEWNKLPIDVLGIDWRTTIKETSDSGVSKTIQGNLDPSLLLAPWDVIQPRLDKILDEGMQHGKHIFNLGHGVFPEVDPATLKKVTAYVHDYTQRK, via the coding sequence ATGATTTTATTGTGGGAGGATACTGAGGTGCATAGTAAAAATAATACAATTTTAAAAATGATTAAGGGAGAAGAGGTAGCGCACACACCCGTGTGGTTCATGCGTCAAGCCGGCAGATCTCAGCCGGAATACCGCGCCTTAAAAGAAAAATACTCGTTATTTGAAATTACACATCAACCTGAATTATGTGCCTATGTTACACATTTGCCTGTTGATAATTATCAAACTGATGCAGCGATACTTTATAAAGATATTATGACACCGCTTCAACCTATTGGAGTAGATGTCGAAATTAAATCTGGAATCGGCCCTGTTATCAGTAATACCATTAAAACAGTTCAAGACGTTGAAAAGTTGGGACAGATTGATCCCAAACGTGACGTTCCTTATGTATTAGATACAATCAAGCTGTTAACAGAAGAAAAATTAAATGTACCATTAATAGGTTTTGTCGGCGCACCGTTTACTTTAGCCAGCTATATGATTGAAGGCGGGCCTTCTAAAAATTATCACTTTACTAAAGCAATGATGTATAGAGACGAAGCAACTTGGTTTGCTTTAATGGATCATTTAGTAGAGATGTCGATTGCATATGCAAGTGCACAAATAGAAGCGGGTGCTGAACTCATTCAAATCTTTGATTCATGGATTGGTGCATTAAACGCCACAGATTTCAATTATTATATTAAACCATCAATGGAACGTTTGATTAAAGGCATTAAAGCACAACACGATGTGCCGATTATTTTATTTGGAGTGAATGCAACTCATCTTATTGAAGAGTGGAATAAATTGCCGATTGATGTCTTAGGGATTGATTGGCGCACTACTATCAAAGAAACTTCAGATTCAGGCGTATCTAAGACAATACAAGGCAACTTAGATCCTTCTTTATTATTAGCACCTTGGGATGTTATACAACCACGATTAGATAAAATATTAGATGAAGGTATGCAGCACGGGAAACATATTTTTAATTTAGGACATGGTGTATTTCCTGAAGTAGATCCAGCTACTTTGAAAAAAGTGACTGCTTACGTTCATGATTATACACAAAGAAAGTAA
- the ecsA gene encoding ABC transporter ATP-binding protein EcsA, with translation MTVKVEHLTGGYGKKPVIKDINFELKNGEIVGLIGLNGAGKSTTIKHMLGLLTPSSGELSISGTNIKDNIEAYRHKLSYIPEAPVIYEELTLQEHIDMTAMAYGIDKDTAMERANPLLKTFRLENELKVFPSHFSKGMKQKVMIICAFIVNPELYIIDEPFLGLDPLGIQSMLDLMVDKKNEGRTVLMSTHILATAERYCDRFIILDEGKIVAFGNLDELREQTGLHGQTLDDIYIHVTRGGQKV, from the coding sequence ATGACTGTAAAAGTAGAACACCTGACAGGCGGCTATGGTAAAAAGCCTGTAATTAAAGATATTAACTTCGAATTGAAGAATGGAGAAATAGTTGGCTTGATTGGTTTGAATGGTGCTGGTAAAAGTACCACAATCAAACATATGCTTGGTTTATTAACACCAAGTTCTGGAGAGCTTTCTATTTCAGGTACGAATATTAAAGATAATATAGAAGCATATCGACATAAATTATCTTATATTCCAGAGGCACCCGTTATTTATGAGGAATTAACCTTGCAAGAGCATATTGATATGACGGCAATGGCTTATGGAATTGATAAAGATACAGCGATGGAACGGGCGAATCCGCTTCTCAAAACATTTCGCTTAGAAAATGAACTGAAGGTTTTCCCGAGCCATTTTTCTAAAGGAATGAAACAAAAAGTCATGATTATTTGTGCCTTTATTGTCAATCCTGAATTATATATTATTGATGAACCGTTTCTCGGTTTAGATCCGCTGGGTATTCAATCTATGTTGGATTTAATGGTAGACAAGAAGAATGAGGGCAGAACAGTTTTGATGAGTACGCACATCTTAGCAACAGCAGAACGCTATTGTGATCGTTTCATTATTTTAGATGAAGGAAAGATTGTAGCCTTTGGAAATCTTGATGAGCTGCGCGAACAAACTGGGTTGCATGGCCAAACTTTAGATGATATCTACATCCATGTGACACGAGGTGGTCAAAAAGTATGA
- a CDS encoding HIT family protein, with product MSKTIFSKIIDGEIPSFKVYEDEYVYAFLDISQVTKGHTLLVPKKPSPNIFETDPETMKHIGAALPKVANAIKKAFNPDGLNIIQNNGEYADQSVFHLHFHFLPRYKDDIDGFGYKWITHEEEIDDDQKAEIAQQIQAQFE from the coding sequence ATGTCAAAAACAATTTTCAGCAAAATCATTGATGGCGAAATTCCAAGTTTCAAAGTTTATGAAGATGAGTACGTTTATGCCTTTCTAGATATTTCACAAGTTACTAAGGGCCACACTTTGCTTGTTCCTAAAAAACCATCACCTAATATTTTTGAAACTGATCCAGAAACAATGAAACACATTGGCGCAGCCTTACCTAAAGTTGCGAATGCAATTAAAAAAGCTTTCAACCCGGATGGTTTAAACATTATTCAAAATAATGGCGAATATGCAGATCAGTCTGTCTTCCACTTACATTTCCACTTCTTACCTCGATACAAAGACGACATCGATGGGTTTGGATATAAATGGATTACACATGAAGAAGAAATTGATGATGATCAAAAAGCTGAAATTGCTCAACAGATTCAAGCTCAATTTGAATGA
- the hemH gene encoding ferrochelatase — translation MTKTVGLLVMAYGTPYKESDIEAYYTDIRHGKKPSPEEVQDLKDRYKFIGGISPLAKITDAQAEALRDKLNVMYKDQDIEFKLYIGLKHIHPYIEDALKQINADGIKEAVTIVLAPHFSNFSVGSYDKRANEEAEKYGIQLTHVKSFYQQPKFIQYWVKQINQTLTEIPEEEHDDTVLVVSAHSLPEKMIMESHDPYPDQLTDTKNLLSELSNIEHTAQGWQSEGNTGTPWLGPDVQDLTRELYKEHGYKHFIYTPVGFVCNHLEVLYDNDYECKVVCDEIGAVYHRPPMPNTDDLFIGAMADEVYSVFSVKEEDKHD, via the coding sequence ATGACTAAAACAGTTGGTCTATTAGTGATGGCTTATGGAACGCCATATAAAGAAAGTGATATAGAGGCGTACTATACAGATATACGTCACGGCAAAAAACCTTCACCTGAAGAAGTACAAGATTTAAAAGACCGCTACAAATTTATAGGGGGCATCTCTCCTTTAGCTAAAATTACAGATGCTCAAGCAGAAGCTTTGAGAGATAAATTGAATGTCATGTATAAAGATCAAGATATAGAATTTAAACTGTATATCGGATTAAAACATATTCATCCTTATATCGAAGATGCATTGAAACAAATAAACGCAGACGGCATTAAAGAAGCTGTTACCATTGTGCTTGCTCCGCACTTCTCTAATTTTTCAGTAGGTTCTTACGATAAAAGAGCTAATGAAGAAGCGGAAAAATACGGTATTCAGCTGACACATGTAAAAAGCTTTTACCAACAACCGAAATTTATACAATATTGGGTGAAACAAATTAATCAAACCTTAACTGAGATACCAGAAGAAGAACATGATGATACGGTTCTGGTTGTTTCAGCTCACAGTTTGCCTGAAAAAATGATTATGGAATCACATGACCCATATCCTGATCAACTCACAGATACTAAAAACTTGTTATCTGAGTTATCAAATATAGAACATACTGCACAAGGTTGGCAGTCAGAAGGAAACACAGGTACGCCTTGGTTGGGACCTGATGTTCAAGATTTAACACGCGAATTATATAAAGAACATGGCTACAAACATTTCATCTATACACCAGTGGGCTTTGTATGCAACCATTTAGAAGTGCTTTACGATAACGATTATGAATGTAAAGTAGTGTGTGATGAAATCGGCGCAGTATATCACCGCCCGCCTATGCCAAATACTGATGATCTATTTATCGGCGCTATGGCAGACGAAGTCTATTCAGTTTTTTCAGTGAAAGAAGAGGATAAGCATGACTAA
- the nadA gene encoding quinolinate synthase NadA, whose protein sequence is MFNPMLSVSKSIPEKYLQMSQEELENHIQNIKDELGDRLFMPTHHYQKDEVVQFADITGDSLELARICKENTAAEYFVFNGVHFMAETADILTSDSQDIYLPDLSAGCSMADMANITQALHGYDVLTEQFNLDILPLTYVNSTAAIKKFVGEHGGSCVTSGNAKSVVDWALKQGKVILFLPDQHLGRNTAYDLGIPLEQMAVWDPIAKELVYEGNLDDLRIVLWKGHCSVHEKFHKAHIDLARERDPEINVIVHPECEFEVVQAADYAGSTRYIIETIKNAPKGSRWLVGTEMNLVSRLKETYQDITIDSLNPLMCSCLTMNRIDLPHLAWCLDKILDGNKDNIIKVDAETAKYAKESLDRMLSIT, encoded by the coding sequence ATGTTTAACCCTATGTTGTCTGTATCAAAATCTATTCCTGAAAAATATTTACAAATGTCACAAGAAGAATTAGAAAATCATATTCAAAATATTAAAGATGAGCTCGGCGACCGTTTATTTATGCCGACGCATCATTATCAAAAAGATGAAGTCGTACAATTTGCTGATATTACTGGAGACTCTTTAGAATTAGCAAGAATCTGTAAAGAAAATACAGCTGCTGAATACTTTGTCTTCAACGGTGTGCATTTTATGGCTGAAACAGCCGATATCTTAACAAGCGATTCACAAGATATCTATCTTCCAGACTTATCAGCAGGTTGCTCTATGGCAGATATGGCAAATATCACACAAGCTTTACATGGTTATGATGTCTTAACTGAACAGTTCAATTTAGATATCTTGCCATTGACTTATGTGAACTCTACAGCAGCAATCAAGAAATTTGTCGGTGAACATGGCGGTTCTTGTGTTACCAGTGGAAATGCAAAATCTGTAGTAGATTGGGCTTTGAAGCAAGGTAAAGTCATTCTCTTCTTGCCTGACCAACATTTAGGAAGAAACACTGCATATGATTTAGGCATTCCGCTAGAACAAATGGCTGTATGGGATCCGATTGCAAAAGAACTTGTTTATGAAGGTAATTTAGATGACTTACGTATCGTTTTATGGAAAGGTCATTGCTCAGTACATGAAAAATTCCATAAAGCACATATTGATTTAGCACGTGAACGTGACCCTGAAATTAATGTCATCGTTCATCCAGAATGTGAATTCGAGGTCGTTCAAGCTGCGGATTATGCAGGTTCTACACGTTATATCATTGAAACAATTAAAAATGCACCTAAAGGGTCACGTTGGTTAGTCGGCACAGAAATGAACTTAGTCAGTCGTTTAAAAGAAACCTACCAAGATATTACTATCGATTCACTTAATCCTTTGATGTGTTCTTGTTTGACAATGAATCGAATCGACTTGCCTCACCTAGCTTGGTGTCTAGATAAAATTTTAGATGGCAATAAAGATAATATTATTAAAGTTGATGCAGAAACAGCTAAATATGCAAAAGAAAGTTTAGATCGCATGTTAAGCATCACATAA
- a CDS encoding L-aspartate oxidase, giving the protein MRRVIIVGSGIAALSFIRHLNHDIEVVCITKDQLTENNSNFAQGGICFSKNESDDGLAHSIDTFKAGAEMGDFEVIQEVITKSYPFIQELIDEGLSFDKNSKSGELDYAMEGAHCKPRILHAGGDQTGKFIAQHMVAHLDHPNLSIIEETEVIDLLTNTAEEICGVLTLDCNNNLESIEADAVVLATGGINNVFTTNSNIPLSLASGPILALHHELTLESMEMIQFHPTLLGKPKAAFSLVSEAVRGAGAILVNETGEQFMDELHPLKSLAPRDITSRALYHQQQKGHECYLNIKAIPHFPERFPTIYAAVQKHYPGAMLQQLIPVTPGAHYTVGGIQTKVDGSTAHENVYAIGEAACTNFHGANRLASNSLLEGLVMGALAADKVNQTIRPIDPIHFQHSIQIPAISEADAQTLQNQSFDVLGVERNAAQMKTYLEKIQEVLTDAPITENITKSAWQRYCTVKMLQLICTSALERNESRGVHYRTDYPAQNNNWQKQVVELKSGGKENVKSITRTRENHSILH; this is encoded by the coding sequence TGGAATCGCCGCCCTTTCATTCATCCGTCATTTAAATCATGATATTGAAGTCGTTTGCATAACTAAAGATCAACTTACTGAGAATAATAGTAACTTTGCGCAAGGCGGTATCTGTTTTTCTAAAAATGAAAGCGATGACGGCTTAGCTCATAGTATTGATACATTTAAAGCTGGCGCTGAGATGGGTGATTTTGAAGTGATTCAAGAAGTCATTACTAAAAGTTACCCTTTTATTCAGGAGTTAATTGATGAAGGTTTATCTTTTGATAAAAACTCCAAATCAGGAGAACTCGATTATGCAATGGAAGGCGCACATTGTAAGCCTAGAATTTTGCATGCTGGCGGAGACCAGACAGGTAAATTCATTGCTCAGCATATGGTCGCACATTTAGACCATCCAAACTTATCTATTATTGAAGAAACAGAAGTCATCGATTTATTAACTAACACAGCAGAGGAAATTTGCGGTGTTTTAACTTTAGATTGTAATAATAATTTAGAAAGTATAGAAGCAGATGCTGTGGTTTTAGCGACTGGCGGAATTAATAATGTGTTTACAACTAATTCCAATATTCCCCTCTCCTTAGCATCAGGCCCTATCTTGGCACTACATCACGAGTTGACACTAGAAAGTATGGAAATGATTCAATTCCACCCTACATTGCTCGGCAAACCTAAAGCAGCATTCAGTTTAGTTTCTGAAGCCGTTCGAGGTGCAGGCGCAATACTAGTAAATGAAACTGGCGAACAATTTATGGATGAATTGCATCCTCTGAAAAGTTTAGCTCCTCGCGATATTACAAGCAGAGCTTTATATCATCAACAACAAAAGGGTCATGAATGTTACTTAAATATCAAAGCAATCCCTCATTTCCCTGAACGTTTCCCTACTATTTATGCAGCGGTACAAAAGCATTATCCAGGCGCAATGTTGCAGCAGCTTATACCTGTAACACCTGGTGCGCATTATACGGTTGGAGGCATTCAAACTAAAGTTGATGGGTCAACCGCTCATGAAAATGTTTATGCTATCGGAGAAGCAGCTTGTACCAACTTTCATGGTGCAAATCGCTTAGCAAGCAACTCCTTGCTCGAAGGACTCGTAATGGGCGCTTTAGCAGCCGATAAAGTCAATCAAACTATCCGACCTATCGACCCGATACATTTCCAACACAGTATTCAAATACCTGCAATTAGCGAAGCGGATGCTCAAACCTTGCAAAATCAAAGCTTTGACGTCTTAGGAGTCGAAAGAAATGCAGCTCAGATGAAAACATACTTGGAAAAAATTCAAGAAGTTCTGACGGATGCACCTATTACAGAAAACATTACTAAATCAGCTTGGCAGCGTTACTGTACGGTTAAAATGCTGCAATTGATTTGTACATCAGCGCTTGAACGCAACGAATCTAGAGGCGTTCATTATAGAACGGATTACCCAGCTCAAAATAACAATTGGCAAAAGCAAGTTGTAGAACTTAAATCAGGAGGCAAGGAAAATGTTAAATCCATTACTCGTACGCGAGAAAATCACTCAATTCTACATTGA
- a CDS encoding DUF3267 domain-containing protein gives MFLCARRIDIKTRFGLPRIIFMAIVTTIITFLISYEIMIYFSDKQITDRYFFVFLLVAVLLYPIHKLIHLIILAPYYKHFRKERLSKHAWIPIYNLYVNNPINKYYFCICLLTPLIIITAACIYLGQAFPEYGHYFMFLLALNAGFSVMDIMYLKLILFSNEGRYIEEHCTGFNILNKYEDTTGRHFN, from the coding sequence ATGTTTTTATGTGCTCGCCGAATTGACATTAAAACAAGATTCGGATTACCGCGTATTATTTTTATGGCGATAGTGACAACGATTATTACATTTTTAATTAGTTACGAAATTATGATTTACTTTTCGGATAAACAAATTACTGATCGATACTTTTTCGTATTTTTATTAGTAGCCGTCTTGCTTTATCCAATTCATAAATTAATACATTTAATTATCTTAGCACCTTATTATAAACATTTCAGAAAAGAACGTTTATCTAAACATGCTTGGATTCCAATATATAATTTGTATGTGAATAACCCGATTAATAAGTATTATTTCTGTATATGCTTACTAACACCGCTTATTATCATTACAGCAGCTTGTATTTATTTAGGACAAGCCTTTCCGGAATATGGTCATTATTTCATGTTCTTGCTTGCTTTGAATGCTGGTTTCTCAGTAATGGATATTATGTATTTAAAACTGATTTTGTTTTCTAATGAAGGCAGATATATTGAAGAACATTGTACTGGCTTTAATATTTTGAATAAATATGAGGATACTACAGGCAGACATTTTAATTAA